The Limosilactobacillus panis DNA segment CTCGACTAGTTGTTGAATCATAATATAATCGCTTAAATAAAATCTATTCTATTTTTGAGGTGACAATTAATGGCAAAAGATATTAAATTTGCTGAAGACGCACGGAGTGCAATGCTTGCCGGTGTTGATAAGTTAGCTGACACTGTTAAGACCACCATGGGTCCGAAGGGTCGGAACGTTGTTTTAGGTCAAAAGTATGGTAATCCAAACATCACTAATGATGGTGTTACGATTGCTAAGGACATTGAATTAGAAGATCCATTCGAAAACATGGGTGCTAAGCTGGTTGCCGAAGTTGCTTCCAAGACCAACGACATTGCTGGTGACGGTACTACTACTGCTACCGTTTTAACCCAAGCAATTGTCAATGCCGGAATGAAGAACGTTACTTCTGGTGCTAACCCAGTTGGTATTCGTCGCGGGATTGAAAAGGCTACTGCAGTTGCAGTTGATGCATTAAAGAAGATGTCACACGACGTTAAGACCAAGAGTGACATTGAACAAATCGCTTCTATTTCAGCTGCTAACCCTGAAGTTGGTAAGTTAATTGCTGACGCCATGGAAAAGGTTGGCCACGATGGTGTTATCACCATTGAAGATTCTCGTGGTGTTGACACGAGTGTTAACGTGGTTGAAGGGATGAGCTTTGACCGTGGTTACATGTCTCAATACATGGTAACTGACAATGATAAGATGGAAGCTGACTTGGATAACCCATACATCCTGATTACTGACAAGAAGATCAGCAATATTCAAGACATCTTGCCATTACTGCAAAACGTTGTTCAGCAAGGCCGGGCTCTGTTGATCATTGCCGATGACATTACCGGTGAAGCTCTGCCAACCCTTGTTTTGAACAAGATTCGTGGTACCTTCAACGTATGTGCCGTTAAGGCTCCTGGCTTTGGTGACCGGCGGAAGGCCCAATTGCAAGATATCGCTGTATTGACCGGTGGTACGGTCATTTCTGATGACCTGGGCATGAACCTGAAGGACGTTACGATTGATCAATTAGGTCAAGCTAACAAGGTTACGGTTACTAAGGACGCCACTACCATTGTTGATGGCTCCGGCGCTAAGGAAGCCATTGCCGAACGGGTTGACCAAATCAAGCAAGCCATTGCCAAGACCACTTCTGACTTTGACAAGGACAAGCTCCAAGAACGGTTGGCAAAGCTTTCTGGTGGTGTTGCCGTTGTTAAGGTTGGTGCCGCAACCGAAACTGAATTGAAGGAAAAGAAGTACCGTGTCGAAGATGCCTTGAACGCAACGCGGGCTGCTGTCGAAGAAGGATTCGTTCCTGGTGGTGGAACGGCCTTAGTAAACATCATTCCTGCTCTGGAAAAGATTGACGCAACTGGTGATGAGTTAACTGGTGTTAAGATCGTAACTTCCGCTCTGGAAGCACCTGTTCGTCAAATTGCTGAAAATGCCGGGGTTGAAGGTTCTGTTATTGTAAATGAACTCAAGGACCAAGACGACGGTATTGGTTACAACGCTGCTGATGGCAAGTTCGAAGATATGGTTAAGGCCGGAATCGTTGACCCAACAATGGTTACCCGTTCTGCCTTACAAAACGCTGCTTCTGTATCCGCATTATTGCTGACTACGGAAGCCGTTGTTGCTGACAAGCCAGAAGCTAACGACAAGCCACAAGCACCTGCACAACCAGGTCCGGCTATGATGTAATTACAAACTCAACTATAAAGAAGGGGGACTATTCAGTCCTCTTTTTTTATTTCCCGGGAAATTTTCTCAAAAAGTAAAATAATCGTCGCAATGGTAATTGCAAAGTAGGATAATTAGTTGTAACATTGTTCAGTCATAAGGAATAATATCAAAGTAAAAATATATGTGTAGGGAGGATAGCTATGTGGCGTTATCTTAAACGTGTATTAATTGGGAAACCATTAAAAACCCTTGATGAGGGGCAGACGCACCTTACGAAGTTTAAAGCTTTGGCAATACTTTCGTCAGATGCTATTTCGTCAGTTGCCTATGGTCCTGAACAAATTACAACGGTCTTGGTTGCACTGTCTGCAGCGGCACTATGGTACTCAATTCCAATTGCCGCGATTGTGCTGATCTTGCTATTGGCCATTACCTTGTCATACCAGCAAATCATCCATGCATACCCAAGCGGTGGTGGGGCCTACGTGGTTGCCACCGAGAACTGGGGAAGCAATGGGGGCCTATTTGCCGGGGGCTCATTGTTGGTTGACTACATGTTGACCGTCGCGGTATCGACGACTTCTGGGGTTGAAGCGATTACCTCGGCCGTCCCCGCCTTATACCGGTTTTTGATTCCAATTGCAATTATCATTGTCTTACTGATTATGTTTATGAACCTGCGGGGGATGAGTGAAAGTGCTAATTTCCTGACGGTGCCCGTCTATTTCTTTGTAATCATGATCTTTATTATGATTGCGGTCGGTATTTACAACATTATGACTGGCCATATCCATTACCAGGCACCAGCGGACTATGGAACCCCGGTTGCCGGGATGTCCTACGTCCTCTTTATTCGGGCGTTCTCGGCTGGTTCCTCCTCACTGACGGGGGTGGAAGCAGTAAGCAATGCCGTGCCGAACTTTAATAAACCAAAGGAGAAGAACGCAGCAACGACTCTGGCAATTATGAGTGCCATCCTGGCAACCTTCTTTATTGCCATTATCTTCTTCAGCTTCTTCATTGGGATTGTACCGAATGGCCGAACAACCGTCCTTTCTCAGATTGCTTTGACAATCTTTGGGGGACACGGCCTTGGCTTTTACCTGTTACAACTATCAACGGCAATGATCTTAGCAGTCGCCGCTAATACGGGTTTCTCGGCCTTCCCAATTTTGGCCTTCAATATGGCTAAGGATAAGTACATGCCCCACGCATTCATGGACCGGGGAGACCGGCTCGGTTATTCTAACGGAATTATTTCTCTGGCAATCGGGGCAATTATTTTAATCATGATTTTCCATGGGCAAACGAATAACCTGATTCCACTATATGCTGTGGGGGTCTTTGTACCGTTTACGCTCTCCCAGTCAGGGATGATTATTCACTGGTTCCGGACCCGGCAGGGGATTTGGCTAGCAAAAGCTTTTATTAACTTTATCGGTGCCGTAATTTCCCTTTGCCTGGTGGCTTTCCTATTCTGGCAACATTTCAATAATGTCTGGCCTTACCTAATCATCATGCCATTGTTG contains these protein-coding regions:
- the groL gene encoding chaperonin GroEL (60 kDa chaperone family; promotes refolding of misfolded polypeptides especially under stressful conditions; forms two stacked rings of heptamers to form a barrel-shaped 14mer; ends can be capped by GroES; misfolded proteins enter the barrel where they are refolded when GroES binds) produces the protein MAKDIKFAEDARSAMLAGVDKLADTVKTTMGPKGRNVVLGQKYGNPNITNDGVTIAKDIELEDPFENMGAKLVAEVASKTNDIAGDGTTTATVLTQAIVNAGMKNVTSGANPVGIRRGIEKATAVAVDALKKMSHDVKTKSDIEQIASISAANPEVGKLIADAMEKVGHDGVITIEDSRGVDTSVNVVEGMSFDRGYMSQYMVTDNDKMEADLDNPYILITDKKISNIQDILPLLQNVVQQGRALLIIADDITGEALPTLVLNKIRGTFNVCAVKAPGFGDRRKAQLQDIAVLTGGTVISDDLGMNLKDVTIDQLGQANKVTVTKDATTIVDGSGAKEAIAERVDQIKQAIAKTTSDFDKDKLQERLAKLSGGVAVVKVGAATETELKEKKYRVEDALNATRAAVEEGFVPGGGTALVNIIPALEKIDATGDELTGVKIVTSALEAPVRQIAENAGVEGSVIVNELKDQDDGIGYNAADGKFEDMVKAGIVDPTMVTRSALQNAASVSALLLTTEAVVADKPEANDKPQAPAQPGPAMM
- a CDS encoding APC family permease; translated protein: MWRYLKRVLIGKPLKTLDEGQTHLTKFKALAILSSDAISSVAYGPEQITTVLVALSAAALWYSIPIAAIVLILLLAITLSYQQIIHAYPSGGGAYVVATENWGSNGGLFAGGSLLVDYMLTVAVSTTSGVEAITSAVPALYRFLIPIAIIIVLLIMFMNLRGMSESANFLTVPVYFFVIMIFIMIAVGIYNIMTGHIHYQAPADYGTPVAGMSYVLFIRAFSAGSSSLTGVEAVSNAVPNFNKPKEKNAATTLAIMSAILATFFIAIIFFSFFIGIVPNGRTTVLSQIALTIFGGHGLGFYLLQLSTAMILAVAANTGFSAFPILAFNMAKDKYMPHAFMDRGDRLGYSNGIISLAIGAIILIMIFHGQTNNLIPLYAVGVFVPFTLSQSGMIIHWFRTRQGIWLAKAFINFIGAVISLCLVAFLFWQHFNNVWPYLIIMPLLLYMFHRIHSHYIKVAAQLRVAEKTKVQLHDYDGATVIVLVGNVTRVTRGAINYARSIGDYVIAMHVSFDENPGKEHKTANEFKAEYPDVRFVDIHSSYRSIAKPTLRFVDVIAKRAEARNYSTTVLVPQFIPKHPWQLALHNQTSVRLRAVLNSRENIIVASYNYHLHE